Part of the Eikenella corrodens genome is shown below.
TACTCGGTACGTTCCGATATCTTACTCACCCGTTCGCCACTCGCCGGACAGTAGTGCAAGCACTACCCCGCTGCCGTTCGACTTGCATGTGTAAAGCATGCCGCCAGCGTTCAATCTGAGCCAGGATCAAACTCTTATGTTCAATCTCTAACTTAATAACTTCTGGTCTGCTTCAAAGAAACCGACAGGACAATGTCAAACATCGTCTTGTCTTCTTCTCAACAGTGCAGGTGTAAAACACCCACACTTATCGGTAATCTGATTGTTAAAGAGCTGCCGAACCAAACTGACGCATAATCACAACTGCAAACAGTAAATAATCAAACCGCAAACAGCAAATTGTGCCGTAAGGAACAGCGAAGATGCGAACTATACGCCGCCAAAAAAACTTTGTCAAATACCTAAAAATAAAATATCGAACAAAAATGACTAAGCCTCTAAGGAAAAATGAAATTTAACCGGCACAAATACAACCATCCATAGGCTACCTGAAAAAGTAGTCAGTACAAAAATAGCCGGGCAACTGCCCGGCTACAACCTCTTTCACACTAAAACCATTCAGAACAATCCGCTAATCACCCCATCTTCATCCACGTCAATCCGCTCTGCAGCCGGCACTTTAGGCAAACCTGGCATTTTCATCATATTGCCACACAACACCACCACGAACCCCGCCCCAGCAGATAAGGTCAGCCCACGCACAGTGATACGAAAGCCTTGTGGTGCACCCAGCAGTTTAGCGTTATCACTGAACGAATATTGCGTTTTTGCCATACAAATCGGCAATTTATCCCAACCCAATCTTTCCAAGTTGGCAATATCGGCCAAAGTCTCCGAACTAAAATCCACATCTTCCGCACCATAAATCCGTTGCGCGATGGTGCGAATTTTTTCCGGAATACTTTTCTCCACGTCATAACAGAAACTAAATTGTGCAGATGATTGTTCGGCAGCAGCAACCACTTTATGCGCCAAATCCTCACCTCCGGCTCCACCTTTACCCCATACTTCGGTAAACGAGATTTCCGCACCGCGTTTACGGCAGGCATCAGCCACTAAATCTAATTCAGCCTGCGTATCGGCACTGAAGCGGTTGAGCGCAACCACTACCGGCAAGCCAAATACATTTTTCAGATTATCGATATGCCGCAACAAGTTGGGCAATCCTTTTTCCAATGCAACCAGATTTTCACCAGCTAACTCCTCTTTGGGCAAACCGCCGTTATATTTCAATGCCCGTACGGTAGCCACCACCACCGCAGCATCCGGCCGCAAACCGGACAACCGGCACTTGATATCGCAGAATTTCTCGGCACCCAAATCCGCACCAAACCCGGCTTCGGTAACAGCATAATCGGCCAGATGACAAGCCAATCGCGTGGCGACAACCGAATTGCAACCATGGGCAATATTAGCGAACGGACCGCCATGCACAAAAGCAGGCGTACCTTCAATGGTTTGAACAAGATTGGGTTTAATGGCATCTTTTAATAATGCCGCCATTGCGCCCTGTGCTTTCAAATCGCGTGCATACACCGGGCTGCCATCTTTTGTATGCGCCACCAACATATTACCCAGCCTCTGCTTGAGGTCGGTAATATCCTTGGCCAAACAAAATACAGCCATCACTTCGGAAGCAACAGTTATATCAAAACCATCATCACGCATCACACCATCAGCAGTTTTACCTAACCCGCCGATAATATTACGCAAATGGCGGTCATTCATATCCACTGCACGTCGCCATAAAATCCGTTTTGGATCGATATTAAGCGCATTACCGTGATGGATATGGTTATCAATAAGGGCAGCCAAAAGGTTGTTTGCAGCACCGATAGCGTGGAAATCGCCAGTAAAATGCAGATTGATGTCTTCCATAGGAAGCACTTGGGCATAGCCGCCGCCAGCCGCCCCGCCTTTGATGCCGAATACCGGGCCGAGCGAAGGTTCGCGCAAGGCAATAACAGCTTTTTTACCGATACGGTTGAGTGCATCGGCCAAACCAATGGTGACTGTTGTTTTCCCTTCCCCGGCAGGTGTAGGGCTGATAGCGGTTACCAAAATAAGCTTGCCCCGTTTTTCAGGTAGCCTGAATGCATCATCCGGATTGATTTTGGCTTTATATTTGCCGTAATGCTCCAGTTGCTCCGGCTTCAAGCCGAGCTTGGCGGCGATTTCATCGATGTGCCTAATGGAAGCGGCTTGGACAATTTGTACGTCGGACAATTGAGGCATAACAGTCTCCAAATTAAATGATCAAAAAAGAAGAGCATGGCACTCGGGATTGTAACCTAAATCAGTTGATAAGAAACAAACATTCATCATTAGATATTGCGATCGTAAAATGATTGAAGCTAATACTAGCTGGCGAAGTAAAAACTGAGAAATAAGCAAAAGAGCGGGCATACCACCCGCTCTTTAATCGACATCATCAAGACTAACCCATAATTTTTAAAGCTGGAAACAAGCCTCGCAAACCGGCCAATACAATCTCCACCGCGATGGCTGCCAGCAGCAGGCCGGACACACGATTAATAATTTTGATGCCTACATTACCGAGTATTTTGCTCAGCCTGGCCGCACCGGCCAAAATCAAATAACAGGTTACCCCTACCATAAAGCAGGCAATCAACAATTCCAATGCACCCCGCCATGTTTCCACATGGCTGCTGTAAATAATCACAATGGAAAAACCGCCCGGGCCAACAATAATCGGCGTGGCCATCGGTACAACGGCAAAAGCAAATTGTTTCTCCGGCGGTAAGCTTGAATGCTGCCTATGCAAATCAGGCTTCACCGGGTCGTCATCCCCGCCCATCATGCTCATGGCAATCACAAATACCAAAATACCACCAGCAATTTGGAAGGCCGGAATACTGATACCTAAAACTTTCAACAACGGCGTACCAATCACCCCCGCTACCACCATACAAATAAACGCACTAATCGACACCAGGCGTGCAGTTTTGCGCTGTTCCCTCAACGTAAAGTCTGCCGTCTTATCCACAAAATAACCAAGCGCAATCAATGGATTATTTAAAACAATCAAACCGGTAAACAAATATAAGATATGAGTAATCATCTTTTCTCTCATTAAACATCAAATCAGTCAGACAACAGCGCCACGGCTTCATCTACGCTCGGCATGGCTGCGAAACGACCGCGCATAATATCGAAATTATGGTGTTCATACAGCTCTTTAGCCGACCAGCGGCCATTATCCAGCGTGCTGTTGGCCCCTTCCGGCAAAATCACTTCAAAGCCCAAATCGCTGGCAGCCCGTACCGTAGCTTCCACGCAATATTCAGTCATCATGCCAACCACCACTAAGCGCTCAACTCCGTTGCCACGCAGGTAATCCAGCAAATCCGTACCGCGAAAAGCGCTGTTATACCATTTATCCACCACTTTCTCACCGGCCTGCGGTGCAACGGCCGCAGCAATCTGCCAACCGGGCGAGTTCGGTGCAAAGGGCGAGTCCAACTCATTATGCCGCACATAGATGACTTCACGCCCGTGTGCGCGTGCAGCAAGCAGCATTCGACCGATGGCATCCAACATCTCCGCCCCGCGATAAGCCCCCATATCCAGCAAGACCTGCTGGGTATCGATAACCAATAAAACCGTTTTCTTCATTACGCTCTTTCCGTGGCCAAGGCTACCTGAAAATGCTTGTTTCCATGAAGCCGAAATACTCGTTTCCAAACAGCCCAAAAGAATAACCCCGGCATTCGGCCGGAGAACTGCCGCCATTCTATACGGGCGGCACAAGCTTTGCCACGACCAGATGCCGTATCAGGTCAAATATATTGCAAATTCAACACACATATCGCCACCCTTCTCAGCAACCACCTCATCTATAACAAAGGCTACCTGAAATTTCAGGTAGCCTTTTTCAGGTAGCCTCCACCGCCCTACATCTTACTCTGCTGGTTACTGATGCCCATCAGCATGGCCACAATAATCATGATAGAAAGCGTGGCCGTACCGCCGTAGCTTACCAGCGGCAGCGGCACGCCCACCACAGGCAGGATACCGCTCACCATGCCCATATTCACAAACACATAGCAAAACAACGTCATGGTCAGCGCGCCGGCCAGGGTGCGGCTGTAGAGCGTGGGGGCTTTGGCGGCAATATAGAGGCCGCGCCCCAGCATGATGGTATACACCGTCAGCAGCAGGATATTGCCAATGAGGCCGAATTCTTCGCCATACACGGCAAAGATGAAATCGGTGGTGGATTCGGGAATGTAGTCGAGATGCGTCTGCGTACCGTTGAGCCAGCCCTTGCCCCACACCCCGCCGGAGCCGATGGCGGTCATCGACTGCAGAATATGGTAGCCCGCACCCAGCGGGTCTTTAGTCGGATCGAGCAGGGTCAGCACGCGGGTACGCTGGTAATCGTGCATACCGTATTGCCACAACAGCGGCAGCGAGGCGAAAAAGCCGACCACGGCCACCGCAATCGCCCGCCACGGCAGCCCGGCAAAAAACATCACAAACAGCCCGGACGCCATAATCAGCACCGCTGTGCCCAAATCGGGCTGTTTCAGAATCAGAAAGCCCGGCACGGCCACCAGCGCCAGCGCGGCCAGATAATGCTGCCAGCCCAGCTCGGTTTCATGTTTCTGCAAATACCACGCCACCGTCATCGGCAGCGCGATTTTCATCAACTCCGAGGGCTGCAGGCGGATGATGCCCAGATTCAGCCAGCGCTGCGAGCCGTTCACAATCACACCGAAAAAATGCACGCCCACCAACATCAGCAGGCTCACCCCGTACAGCACGATGGCGAAATTGCTCAGCACCTGCGGCCGCGTGCGGGCAATGCACCACAGCAGCACAAAGCCCAATACCGTATGCAGGGTTTTGTTTTCCAGCTGGCCGATGCTTTGGCCGTCGGCCGAATACAGCAGGAACAGGCTCATCACATAAATGGCCAGCATGCTGTAAAACAGCCACATATCCATCGGCTCCCAAATTTTCCGCCAGTAGCGGCGGACGGCATGTTCAGACAGGTGTTGCATATTATCGAACCTCGGATGCGGCAGCCGGGAGGCTACCTGAAACCGCCCGGTAGGCAGACAGGGTGCGTTCCGACTGGGCGTGAACCAGCGGGTATTCGGCCTGGCTCATTGCGCCCGCGCTGGGAACGGCAGGCTTGGGCAGCGGCAGGTTTTTGCCGTTTTCACCCTGCAGCTGCAGCAGGTAGAAGTCGGCCAGCTGGCGGGCAATCGGCGCGGCATTCGCGCCCCACCCGCCGTTTTCCAACAGCACGGCGATGGCTATTTTCGGATTATCTGCCGGCGCAAAGGCAATGAACCAGGCATGGTCTCGATGGCGTTCGGCCAGCGCGGCTGCGTTATACGATGCGCCCTGCCGAATCTGCACCACTTGCGCCGTACCTGTTTTGCCGCCCATACTGTATTTCAACCCCACGCCCACGCGCCAGGCCGTTCCGCCCGGGCGCAACACGCGCTCCATACTCTGCTTCACAAAAGTGAAATACTCCGGCTTGAACGGCAGGGTGGCGCTGGGCTGGGTGCCCACCAGAATACGGGTTTGCTTTTGGTGGTCGATGAGTTCGCGCACCAAGTGCGGCCGATACATCACGCCGTTATTGGCCAGCGTGGCGGTGGCATGTGCCATCTGCAGCGGCGTGTAGGCGTTAAAGCCCTGGCCTATGCTGATGGTTACCATATCGGCAGGCTTCCACTGGCGGGCGGTTTCGTTTTTGGCATGGGCAAAGCGCCGCGCCTTCCATTCCGGGCTGGGCAAGATACCTTTGTATTCGTTGGGCAAATCGATGCCTGTCGGCTGGCCGAAACCAAAGTGCGCCAGATAGGGATAAGCCTTTTCTATGCCCATTTCGTAGCCCAGGCGGTAGAAAAAGGTGTCGGATGACACTTGGATGGCCTTACCCAAATTGGCCGAACCATGCCCGCTGCGCACCGAATCGCGGAACTGGTGGCGGCTGCCGGGAATACTCCACGCACCGGGCGCGGGCAGCACGGTGTTAGGCGTAATCTGCCCGCTTTGCAGCGCGGCCATGCCCATAAATGGTTTGAAAGTAGAGCCGGGGGGATACAGTCCTTGAGTAACGCGGTTGATGAGCGGTTTTTGCCAATCATCATTCAGGCTTTTCCAGGTATCGCTGTCGATGCCGTCGATAAACAGGTTGGCATCGTAAGTCGGCTTCGACACCAGCGCCAGTACGCCGCCGGTTTGCGGATCGATGGCCACCACCGCGCCGCGCCGGTTGCCCAACAATTCGCTGGCTTTTTGTTGCATGCGGATATCCAGCGACAGGCGCAGGGTTTGTCCGCTCACGGCCGGGGCGGTTTTCAGGGTACGCACAATATTGCCCTGTGCGTCTTTTTCCACCTCCTGATAGCCGGGCATACCGTGCAGCTGCTGTTCGTAGAAGTTTTCCAGGCCCATTTTGCCGATATGGGTGGTGCCGCGATAAAGTTCGTAGCGGTCTTCGCTTTCCAGCTGGTCGCGGTCTTTGTCGCTGATGCGGCCGATATAGCCGACAATATGGGTGGTGAGCCCGCCGTAGGGGTATTCGCGGAAGGTACGGGCGTTCACTTCCACGCCTTTGAAGCGGAACAACACCGCCGCCAGCCTTGCCGCTTCTTCGGTGCTCAGTTTCAATTTCAACGGAATGCGTTCATAGGAGCGGGATTCGGCACGGAAGCGTTGGAAGCGCTTCACATCGGCCTCGCTGATTTCCACATACTGGCTCAAGGCCGGTATCAAATCCTCCACTTTCATTTCCAGCTCGTTGGGAATGACTTCCAGCGAATAGGCCGGATAATTGTGCGCCAGCACCACGCCGTTCACATCGGTGATTTCGCCGCGAATCGGCGGGGTGGGGATAAGAGAGATGCGGTTGGCGGCGGCTTTATCCACAAATTCCTCGTGCCGGGCTACCTGAAGCCGCACAAACTGCCACACCAGCACGCAGAAAAACACCAAAATCATGACAAACGCCACCACCAGCCGCAGCAGGTAATCCTTCTGTCGGCTACGGGGCGGCGCTTTAACAGGCCTGTAATGATGACTCGGCTTCATTTGCGGGAACGGCGGTAGTGGGCGATGGCGAGCATCATATTGTTCAACTGCGGCCACAGCAGGCCGGTAACGACTGAAGGCAGCCACAGCCGCCACAAAGAAAACGGCTGCTGTTGAAACAGGCTGACCAAGAAAATCACCAACTGGCTCACCAACACCGCGCCGGCCACGGCAACAGCCTGCCAGCCAAAGGAATTGAGCGCAACCTGCCGCCGGTTGCGTTCAATCAGAAATGCAGCCACGGTATAAGCCAAGCCGTGCTGCCCCAGCAGCGAATTGGTACCGATATCCACCAACAGGCCGAGGCAGAACGCCACGCCGATACCGATAAGCTGAGGCCGGTGCAACAGCCAATAAGCCAGCATAATCAGCGTGAAATCAGGCAGGGGGTACACCCAAGGCGGGGAAATCGGGATGAAATCGAAGAGCAACACCAGCAAAAAGCTGAATGCCACCCAGCGTTTGGGCGTGGATTCTTGGAGCGGGGAAATCGGAGACATACTGCTTATTCCTGCGTCTCTTGTTCGGCAGCCGGTTCGGAAGCGGTTTCAGGTAGCCTTACTGCCGCCTGCGGTTTTTGCGGAATCACCAGCACATAATTGCTGCTGCTCAAATTGGCTGCCGGTGTCAGCACGGTGCGGTAATACGGCGTGCCGGAATTGCGGTCGGCACTCACCACCTTGGCAATCGGGATGCCGGCCGGATAGATGCTGTCGATGCCGGAAGTAACCAGCAAATCGCCCTCTTTCAACTCCGCCGAAACCGGGAAATAACGCAAATCCAGCGTTTCGCCGCGCCCGTACACCAACGTACGTACGCCGCTTTCGGCCACCATCGCCGGAATCACCGACTGGCGGTTGTTAATCAGCGTAACCTCCGCCGTGGCCGGCTGTACGGCGGTTATCTGACCGATGAGGCCTTTTTCGTCGCTCACCGGGTCGCCGATACGGATACCGCTGCTGCTGCCTTTGGTAACCAATAGGCGGTTGGTCTGCGGAATACGGCCGTTAGACACCACCTCTGCCAGCACGGCTTTGGGTGCAAGTAGCGGCTGCAGGCGGTTTAACGTTTTCAATGCAGCTAATTCGCGGGCTGCCGGAGTTTGCAGCTGCAACTGCATATTCAGACGGGCATTTTCCTCTTTCAAGCGGCTGTTTTCGGCGAGCAAATCCTGCTTGTCGCGCAGAAACGCCGTGCCGCCGCTTACCCATTGGGCAGGCTGGCGCGCCGCCCATTGCAAGGGGTAGAGCCCGGCGGAAACATAAGACTTGCCTTGCTGCAATGCCGCATAACGGTTGTCCAGCACCATCAACGCTATCGACAGCATGCCCAACAGCACCAGCTTGCCGGCTGGCGTGATAATCGGGCTGACAAAATTAATTTCTTGCGACATAAAGGGAATAACAGGCTACCTGAAAAACTGAAAGCGCCACACCTTGCGGGCATCTCCGGCGGCATAGAAACCGGCATCCCGCAAATGGCTGGCCATGCGGAATGCCGGAAAAGAGAAATTATACGGTAGTGAACACCGAGTTCATCTTGCCGATTAAATCCAGCGCCTTGCCGGAACCGCGTACCACGCAGGTAAGCGGGTCTTCGGCAATGCTCACCGGCAGGCCGGTTTCCTCGGAAAGCAAGCGGTCCAGGCCGTTGAGCAGAGCGCCGCCACCGGTCAGCACCAAGCCGCGGTCGGCAATATCCGCACCCAATTCCGGCGGAGTTTCCTCCAATGCGGTTTTCACCGCCTGCACAATCTGATTCAACGGCTCGGTCAGCGCCTCTAGAACCTCATTGGAACTGATGGTGAACGCACGCGGCACGCCTTCGGCTAAGTTGCGGCCTTTGGCCTCGATTTCCCGAACCGCATTGCCCGGGAAGGCCGTGCCAATGGCCTTTTTGATTTCCTCGGCAGTGGCTTCGCCAATCAGCATGCCGTAGTTGCGGCGCACATAATTGATGATGGCTTCGTCAAACGCGTCGCCCGCCACCCGCACGGAGTGGGAATACACCACGCCCGACAAAGAAATAATGCCCACCTCGGTGGTACCGCCGCCGATGTCCACCACCATGGAGCCGGTCGGCTCTTCAATCGGCAAACCCGCACCGATGGCTGCTGCCATCGGCTCTTCAATCAAATTTACCGAAGCCGCACCGGCAGCCTGTGCCGAATCATGAATCGCCTTGCGCTCCACCTGAGTAGAGCCGCAGGGGACGCAGATAACAATACGCGGTGTAGCGGCGAAGCGGCTGTTGTTTACCTTGCGAATAAAATGCTTGAGCATTTTCTCGGTAACATTGAAATTGGCAATCACCCCGTCCTTCATCGGGCGCACCGTCTGGATACTGCCGGGTGTACGCCCCAGCATGCGCTTGGCTTCCGCGCCCACCGCCACCGTGGCGTTTTTATTGTTGCTCATGTCGTTGGGCAGCGCCACCACCGAAGGTTCGTCCAAAACGATACCGCGGCCTTTGATGTAAATCAGGGTGTTGGCCGTACCTAAATCGATGGCCAGATCATTAGAGAAATATCGGGTGAGAAAGCGGAACATTGCTTTAAATCCTAGCGTTTGAATACTGATGAATACTTTAAAGAAACCAAGCCTGTGGAGAGATTGGCACTACTTCGCACAGCCTTATTCTCATGCTGTGCCGAGAGACAGGCTTTTAGGCTATAATCCGAACTTTGCAAGCCAGCCTCAAAAGAAACGCGTAATCATACCTGAGATTGGGCTGTTTGCTAAACATAATTTAAGGAATTTTTATGTCGCTTACACTTTCCGACGTTGAAAAAATCGCCCGCCTCTCGCGCTTAAGCCTAACTGAAGCCGAGAAAGCCGCCACTCTCGACGAGCTCAACGGCATTTTCGCCATGGTGGCGCAAATGCAAATCGTGAACACCGACGGTGTCGAACCGATGACCCACCCGCACGAACTCGCGCTGCGCCTGCGTGCCGACCAAGTAACGGAAACCGACCACGCCGCCGAATATCAGGCTTGCGCCCCCGAAGTGCGCGACCGTTTGTATATCGTGCCGCAGGTGATTGAGGAGTAATTTTCAGGCAGCCTCAATCCCTGAAGGCTACCTGAAAACACAAACCGAATATCCCGCATGGCAACGGCAAATACCAATCCATGATAAGCATACCCTCCCTGTTCCACGCTTGCCAAGCCGAGTAATCAAGCCGTCTGCCAACTCAACTCCGCAGGTAATTTGAGCAGCGCTTCATAAAATTGTTGCAAGCCGTGTGCGGCCACGTTAGTGCAGCCGAATAAATCTGCCCGCAAGATTTTCAGGTAGCCTCAAAGCGGCAAAGGCTACCTGAAAGCCGTATCCCATAATTTAGCTTAACCATTTTCATCAAAAAGATATGTCTGCCAACACCAACACCGTCATTCTTACCATTGTCAGCACCGCTGCGCTGCTGGCCGCCTATCATTTCGGCTTCAGCCGCCCTGCCATCAGCAGGGAAACGCAACAGGCTGTGGCTCAAGCGGCTTCCGATATCGAGCAGCGGCAAGCAGAACGCAGCCGCCGCGAAATCGCCGTCGCCGCATCGGAAATCATCCATAATGAAATCAGGCAGGCTAACGAGCAGGCCGTCCAAAACGCGGTGCGCAACAATATTGTGTTTAACGGCTTCTCGTCTGCCAGCGGCCTTTGTATCAATATTGCCGAATTTCTCGCCGACCACGGCCGCCTGCCCGACAATTTGAATGAAATCGGCTGGGCAGGCGGCGTAACCAGCGTGAACCTGTCCGCCATCGAAATGCGGCCGGGCGGCATACTGGTTTTGCGCTTCAATCCTGAAAAACTGCGCGGCACCATCATCCTCACACCGCAAACCAATATGGAAGCCAGGATGATTACAGGCTGGGACTGCACCAGCCCCGATATCGACTTCATTGCCGAAGCCCTGCCCGAATGCCGATATCAACGCTGAACGCACAATATTTGTTTTCAGGCAGCCTGCATATCAAACTGCACTGCTCGCCAAACAGAGACTTAACATACTGGTGTGGCTGCTCAGCGAGGCTGGCAAACCGAAGATTTACATTACCGATATTTCCCGTTTTCAGGCAGCCTATTTGCAAACCGCCGCCAGCAGGGTTTTCAGATGGCCTGAAACAAACAATACGGTTTTCTGCGAAACCCAACCACAGCTTCGACAAACAAAACCAAAGGAATACTATGAAAGGAAAAATCGTCCAATGGCACGATGAAAAAGGCTACGGCTTTATTCAGATAGAAGACAGCAACAGAAAAATTTTCTGCCACATTTCCGATTTCGCGCAACGGCAGCCACGCCCGCAGGAAGGTGAAGCGGTTTCATTTGATGTCGTTAGCAACGAGCAAGGGAAATTTGCTGCCAAAAGAATCCGTTACATTGGTCGAACCGCACCGGATAAATCGCACGCTCGCCGCCGACAAACTACACACGACAGACATGGTGAAAACCGCTCATCACTCGGCAGCCTGTTGGCAAGCGGCTTAACGTTGGCATTTCTCGGCTTCATCGGTTATCAGATTTACCAGTTTGCCGCCGCCAAATTTACGTCCAAACAGCCGAACACGCCGAAAGCCGCACCATTTGCCGCAACATCCAATGCGTCCAAATACCGCGCTGCGACGGCAGAACGCATTGTTCGCAAATGACTTCTTGCGAAGAAGCGACATGGTTTCTGCGAAACTGCGCCGGAACAGAAATGGACGGTGACGGCGACGGCATACCGTGCGAACAGCAACTGTGCCGATAAATCTTCAGGTAGCCCGAATTCCCACAGACAAGCAGCCTGCACCCCATCCCCCTTTTAAACTCCCATTGAATTCCAACCGAAAGACTCTCATGACCCAATACACCCTCACCCAAGCCAGCCAACTGCTGCAATCCAAACAAATCTCCGCCGTCGAACTGGCAACCGAATATCTTGCCGCCATTGCTGCGCAAAACCCGGCTATCAACGGCTACATCACTCTCGACCAAGACAAGACCCTTGCCGAAGCCCGTGCCGCCGACGCGCGTATCGCGCAAGGTAACGCTACCGCACTCACCGGCGTACCCATCGCCTACAAAGATATTTTCTGTCAAACAGGTTGGCGCAGCGCGTGCAGCTCCAAGATGCTGGACAATTTCGTTTCGCCCTACACTGCCACCGTTGTACAAAATCTGCTCGACGAAGGCATGGTAACGCTCGGCCGTACCAATATGGACGAGTTTGCCATGGGTTCTACCAACGAAACCTCGTTCTACGGCGCGACTAAAAATCCGTGGAATCTTGAGCATGTCCCAGGCGGTTCGTCCGGCGGCTCCGCAGCCGTTGTGGCAGCGCGTCTTGCTCCCGTCGCACTCGGTTCCGATACCGGCGGCTCCATCCGTCAGCCTGCTTCACACTGCGGCATCACCGGCATCAAACCTACCTACGGCACGGTTTCCCGCTTTGGCATGGTTGCCTACGCCTCCAGTTTCGACCAAGCCGGTCCGATGGCGCAAACCGCCGAAGACTGCGCGATTTTGCTCAATGCAATGGCGAGCTTTGACGAGCGCGATTCCACCAGCTTGGAACGCAGCAAAGAAGACTACACCTGCGATTTGGACAAACCGCTCAAAGGCATGAAAATCGGCCTGCCTAAAGAATATTTCGGCGAAGGCGCGGATGCCGATGTGCAGGCTGCTTTACAAAACGTCATCAAACTTTTAAAAGCGCAAGGCGCGGAAACCATCGAAGTTTCCCTGCCGCAAACCGCCCTGTCCATCCCCGCTTACTACGTCCTCGCTTCCGCCGAAGCCAGTACCAACCTTTCCCGCTACGACGGTGTACGCTACGGCCACCGCGCCGCGCAATTCGGCGACCTTGAAGAAATGTACAGCAACACCCGCGCAGAAGGCTTTGGCAGCGAAGTCAAACGCCGCATCATGATCGGCACTTATGTGTTGTCGCACGGCTACTACGATGCCTATTACCTGAAAGCCCAAAAACTGCGCCGCCTCGTTGCCAACGATTTTCAGACGGCCTTCGCGCAATGCGACTTCATCCTCGCCCCGACTGCCCCCACCGCCGCCCCCAAACTCGGCAGCGACATCCACGATCCCGTACAGATGTACCTTTCCGACATCTACACCATCGCTGTGAATCTGGCAGGACTACCCGCCCTGACCCTGCCCGCAGGTTTCAGCAGCAGCGGACTACCCATCGGAGTGCAATTTATCGGCAACCACTTCTCCGAAGCCAAAATCCTTGGCGCAGCGCATCAAGTACAACTGGCGAGCGATTGGCATACGAAAGTGCCGGTGTGAAAGTTTTCAGGTAGCCTTTAAGGCCGTCTGAAAAAGGCTACCTGTAAATAGTGGAATACGTAGCATTATTGTTTTGAATCATCTTTTTCAGGTAGCCTGAAGTAATGTCCCAATTAAAAATTCCAGAAAACTACAACAAACTACTCAAAAAATATGAAGGTCTAGATGGCACACTCAAACAGG
Proteins encoded:
- a CDS encoding cold shock domain-containing protein; translated protein: MKGKIVQWHDEKGYGFIQIEDSNRKIFCHISDFAQRQPRPQEGEAVSFDVVSNEQGKFAAKRIRYIGRTAPDKSHARRRQTTHDRHGENRSSLGSLLASGLTLAFLGFIGYQIYQFAAAKFTSKQPNTPKAAPFAATSNASKYRAATAERIVRK
- the mreC gene encoding rod shape-determining protein MreC; amino-acid sequence: MSQEINFVSPIITPAGKLVLLGMLSIALMVLDNRYAALQQGKSYVSAGLYPLQWAARQPAQWVSGGTAFLRDKQDLLAENSRLKEENARLNMQLQLQTPAARELAALKTLNRLQPLLAPKAVLAEVVSNGRIPQTNRLLVTKGSSSGIRIGDPVSDEKGLIGQITAVQPATAEVTLINNRQSVIPAMVAESGVRTLVYGRGETLDLRYFPVSAELKEGDLLVTSGIDSIYPAGIPIAKVVSADRNSGTPYYRTVLTPAANLSSSNYVLVIPQKPQAAVRLPETASEPAAEQETQE
- a CDS encoding rod shape-determining protein, whose protein sequence is MFRFLTRYFSNDLAIDLGTANTLIYIKGRGIVLDEPSVVALPNDMSNNKNATVAVGAEAKRMLGRTPGSIQTVRPMKDGVIANFNVTEKMLKHFIRKVNNSRFAATPRIVICVPCGSTQVERKAIHDSAQAAGAASVNLIEEPMAAAIGAGLPIEEPTGSMVVDIGGGTTEVGIISLSGVVYSHSVRVAGDAFDEAIINYVRRNYGMLIGEATAEEIKKAIGTAFPGNAVREIEAKGRNLAEGVPRAFTISSNEVLEALTEPLNQIVQAVKTALEETPPELGADIADRGLVLTGGGALLNGLDRLLSEETGLPVSIAEDPLTCVVRGSGKALDLIGKMNSVFTTV
- a CDS encoding pilin, producing the protein MSANTNTVILTIVSTAALLAAYHFGFSRPAISRETQQAVAQAASDIEQRQAERSRREIAVAASEIIHNEIRQANEQAVQNAVRNNIVFNGFSSASGLCINIAEFLADHGRLPDNLNEIGWAGGVTSVNLSAIEMRPGGILVLRFNPEKLRGTIILTPQTNMEARMITGWDCTSPDIDFIAEALPECRYQR
- a CDS encoding excalibur calcium-binding domain-containing protein, translating into MTSCEEATWFLRNCAGTEMDGDGDGIPCEQQLCR
- the gatC gene encoding Asp-tRNA(Asn)/Glu-tRNA(Gln) amidotransferase subunit GatC; the protein is MSLTLSDVEKIARLSRLSLTEAEKAATLDELNGIFAMVAQMQIVNTDGVEPMTHPHELALRLRADQVTETDHAAEYQACAPEVRDRLYIVPQVIEE
- the gatA gene encoding Asp-tRNA(Asn)/Glu-tRNA(Gln) amidotransferase subunit GatA; its protein translation is MTQYTLTQASQLLQSKQISAVELATEYLAAIAAQNPAINGYITLDQDKTLAEARAADARIAQGNATALTGVPIAYKDIFCQTGWRSACSSKMLDNFVSPYTATVVQNLLDEGMVTLGRTNMDEFAMGSTNETSFYGATKNPWNLEHVPGGSSGGSAAVVAARLAPVALGSDTGGSIRQPASHCGITGIKPTYGTVSRFGMVAYASSFDQAGPMAQTAEDCAILLNAMASFDERDSTSLERSKEDYTCDLDKPLKGMKIGLPKEYFGEGADADVQAALQNVIKLLKAQGAETIEVSLPQTALSIPAYYVLASAEASTNLSRYDGVRYGHRAAQFGDLEEMYSNTRAEGFGSEVKRRIMIGTYVLSHGYYDAYYLKAQKLRRLVANDFQTAFAQCDFILAPTAPTAAPKLGSDIHDPVQMYLSDIYTIAVNLAGLPALTLPAGFSSSGLPIGVQFIGNHFSEAKILGAAHQVQLASDWHTKVPV